A single Primulina huaijiensis isolate GDHJ02 unplaced genomic scaffold, ASM1229523v2 scaffold43349, whole genome shotgun sequence DNA region contains:
- the LOC140970092 gene encoding large ribosomal subunit protein eL21z/eL21y-like, whose amino-acid sequence MPAGHGLRARTRDLFARPFRKKGPTHLSTYLRIYKIGDYVDVKVNGSIHKGMPHKYYHGRTGRVWNVTKRAIGVEINKQVGNRIIKKRIHVRVEHVQPSRCHEEILQRIRKNDQLKAEAKAEGKIISTKRQPEGPKPGFMVEGATLETVTPIPYDVVNDLKGGY is encoded by the exons ATGCCGGCGGGTCACGGTCTTAGGGCTCGCACTCGGGATCTATTCGCGCGGCCGTTCAGGAAGAAGGGTCCAACTCATCTGTCAACCTATCTTCGGATCTACAAAATTGGGGATTACGTAGATGTCAAGGTTAATGGATCGATTCACAAAGGCATGCCGCACAAATACTACCATGGACGAACTGGTCGCGTCTGGAACGTCACCAAGCGCGCCATTGGAGTCGAAATCAACAAACAG GTTGGTAACAGAATCATAAAAAAGAGAATTCATGTACGTGTAGAACACGTCCAGCCATCGCGGTGCCATGAGGAAATCCTACAGAGGATCAGGAAGAATGATCAACTGAAGGCCGAGGCAAAAGCAGAAGGCAAGATTATCAGCACCAAAAGACAGCCAGAAGGGCCAAAACCTGGTTTTATGGTGGAAGGTGCTACGCTCGAAACGGTCACTCCGATCCCATATGATGTGGTGAATGATCTCAAGGGTGGTTACTGA